One part of the Vicia villosa cultivar HV-30 ecotype Madison, WI linkage group LG6, Vvil1.0, whole genome shotgun sequence genome encodes these proteins:
- the LOC131613563 gene encoding uncharacterized protein LOC131613563, whose product MGAPQTPVRQAPQMNRQNVVPTQSETDLVEEETIHQAQIPRPQQNQGVKLGIAGRQTMVLVGRQQNADQIVDQYRQYMAIENNLTIIVERTMGRNGMSATLQRPLYAFPLVQFILQIELPKGTKAPKYTKFEGGSGESKIEYIARYLTESGDLAHNENLRVKNFPSSLTKAAFTWFTLLAPNTIDPWAKLEKKFDEQFYEGHSKISLADLSRIKRRFAESIDDYLNRF is encoded by the coding sequence ATGGGGGCACCTCAAACACCAGTTCGACAAGCACCTCAGATGAATAGGCAGAATGTTGTACCTACACAATCAGAGACAGATTTAGTGGAGGAAGAAACAATACACCAGGCTCAAATACCCAGACCCCAACAAAACCAAGGTGTCAAGTTAGGAATAGCGGGACGCCAGACAATGGTGTTAGTTGGTCGACAACAAAATGCTGATCAAATTGTCGATCAATATCGACAATATATGGCAATAGAAAACAATTTAACTATAATTGTTGAAAGAACTATGGGTAGGAATGGCATGAGCGCCACATTACAGAGGCCATTATATGCGTTTCCACTGGTTCAGTTTATTCTCCAAATCGAATTACCCAAGGGAACAAAAGCACCTAAATATACTAAGTTTGAGGGTGGATCTGGCGAATCGAAAATAGAATATATTGCTAGGTACCTAACTGAGTCAGGGGATTTGGCTCACAATGAGAATCTAAGAGTAAAAAACTTCCCTTCTTCCTTGACTAAGGCAGCCTTTACATGGTTCACTTTGCTGGCCCCAAATACAATTGATCCATGGGCCAAACTGGAAAAGAAATTCGATGAACAGTTTTATGAAGGGCACTCCAAAATTAGTTTGGCAGATTTGTCAAGAATCAAGAGGAGATTCGCTGAGAGCAtcgatgattatttaaataggttttgA